In one Lolium rigidum isolate FL_2022 chromosome 3, APGP_CSIRO_Lrig_0.1, whole genome shotgun sequence genomic region, the following are encoded:
- the LOC124700624 gene encoding uncharacterized protein LOC124700624, which translates to MCMDKSAVPAKKIWLAIAARLGLRPTAGLGNLRKEVRTCEYRDVHVMWEMLREMGSPAAPLEEKEAAAAAAVAAAAGARKKKAAWRRFVYYCCAF; encoded by the exons ATGTGCATGGACAAATCGGCCGTGCCGGCGAAGAAGATCTGGCTCGCCATCGCCGCACGTCTCGGCCTCCGCCCAACAGCCG GACTGGGGAACCTGAGGAAGGAGGTGAGGACGTGCGAGTACCGCGACGTGCACGTCATGTGGGAGATGCTCAGGGAGATGGGCTccccggcggcgcccctggaggagaaggaggccgccgccgccgcggccgtcgcGGCTGCCGCTGGCGCCAGGAAGAAGAAGGCGGCGTGGAGGCGGTTCGTCTACTACTGCTGCGCGTTCTGA
- the LOC124700626 gene encoding uncharacterized protein LOC124700626 — translation MCMDKSAVPAKKIWLAMASRLGLRQTAGLRNLRKEVRTCEYHDVHVMWEMLRDMGSPAPLEKKEAAAAAAVMAAAGARKKKAAWRRFAYNCCAF, via the exons ATGTGCATGGACAAGTCGGCCGTGCCGGCGAAGAAGATCTGGCTCGCCATGGCCTCCCGCCTCGGCCTCCGCCAAACAGCTG GGCTAAGGAACCTGAGAAAGGAGGTGAGGACGTGCGAGTACCACGACGTGCACGTCATGTGGGAGATGCTCAGGGACATGGGCTCCCCGGCGCCCttggagaagaaggaggcagcagccgccgctgccgtcatggccgccgccggcgccaggAAGAAGAAGGCGGCGTGGAGGCGGTTCGCCTACAACTGCTGCGCGTTCTGA